In one Lolium rigidum isolate FL_2022 chromosome 3, APGP_CSIRO_Lrig_0.1, whole genome shotgun sequence genomic region, the following are encoded:
- the LOC124694586 gene encoding ATPase 3, plasma membrane-type-like, with the protein MQEDSGFCEFLMMIFSIWGWHHTFPNCKNMFCVMLNSVSWVTVLTTVVSLVIASVDQRSCMMVASVFLIVTSLIACFTANLVLGYVNAPLEAKAYAPRAKVLRDGQWVDVHAANLVPGDIIFLKVGDIVPANARVLRFEKIDTMTCWAKRSVDCVHGFLIYYAWTVSCGQGTAVVIATGHGIPRSTLRLYPQCYARPGQLKEGIMVASCFCFSLILVGTISEVVLIFLFHKRNLEDMLRNSHFMPLISGIPMAMPVVLYLALALGSLRFCVLGIASRGTVELEDLASMDVILFNLTGTLTCNKPCFAQDKIQLFANGVGKDQAIILAARASRSQHELYIEPIDAAILSLLDDPKRARAGIEVLEYLSCFFVALKLMFLTTYIDSNGSKCCVFKGDPAKVGHQCGCSKAVKEKISMVMEIFALDGYQAIAVGHQIDSCWEFIGLLPFRDDLRTDSADAIDSLIDFGLDIRVLTESPLSTTKQVCGRLGKLGINVLPAHSVFEFARSNKEVHLSVNGISDLFPEDNSNIVKMLRDFGCRCSMVGYEFLDHDAIGESYIGISVADATDYTKSESDLVLTRPAMVPISSAVQISREICQIMRGYTIYTVSSTAHKFGVRVILLLWNFDLPSLLALVIGAFNYCTAFAILFERMNVSKSPDRWRVKKIIGSSVAFGSYIVLSTIIFFRAATLTNFLSYNFKSRSLMGGDEEIRAALFLQMSIVNQAVVLFAHSDDCSLIRCPGPFVAVTSMFTQMIATHKAVYGGVDFALVKGVGWVRAGLVWLYNFVLLMTPVIIYHRWRRADMTSEKLVTVCMHSLILRLFLLWSLYAILDMRLQQPVST; encoded by the exons ATGCAGGAGGACAGTGGGTTCTGTGAATTCCTGATGATGATCTTCTCCATCTGGGGATGGCATCACACCTTCCCTAACTGCAAGAACATGTTTTGCGTCATGCTTAACTCCGTGTCATGGGTTACGGTACTAACTACGGTTGTGTCTCTCGTCATCGCATCAGTCGACCAGAGATCTTGTATGATGGTTGCCTCTGTTTTCTTAATAGTAACGAGCTTGATAGCATGCTTTACTGCAAACCTTGTTTTGGGCTATGTTAATGCTCCGCTGGAGGCCAAAGCATATGCACCAAGGGCCAAGGTGCTGAGGGATGGGCAGTGGGTAGATGTGCATGCAGCAAATCTGGTCCCTGGGGATATCATATTTCTCAAGGTTGGGGACATTGTCCCTGCCAATGCTCGTGTTCTCCGGTTTGAAAAGATTGACACGATGACTTGCTGGGCCAAAAGGTCTGTTGACTGTGTGCATGGATTCCTCATATACTATGCATGGACTGTGTCCTGTGGCCAAGGGACTGCTGTTGTTATTGCGACTGGTCATGGCATTCCTAGAAGCACCCTGCGGCTCTACCCACAGTGTTATGCTCGTCCGGGGCAACTTAAAGAGGGAATCATGGTTGCCAGCTGCTTCTGCTTTTCACTTATACTTGTCGGTACCATTTCTGAGGTAGTCTTGATATTCCTCTTCCATAAACGCAACCTTGAGGATATGCTGCGGAACAGCCACTTTATGCCATTGATTAGTGGGATTCCAATGGCAATGCCTGTCGTCCTCTACCTGGCATTGGCACTGGGATCTCTAAGGTTTTGTGTGCTGGGAATTGCTAGCAGAGGAACAGTTGAACTTGAAGATTTGGCAAGTATGGATGTCATCCTGTTCAACTTGACTGGTACTTTGACGTGTAATAAACCCTGTTTCGCCCAGGACAAGATTCAGTTGTTTGCTAATGGCGTTGGTAAAGATCAGGCTATTATATTAGCTGCAAGAGCATCAAGATCCCAACATGAACTGTATATAGAGCCAATTGATGCAGCCATTCTAAGCCTCTTGGATGATCCAAAACGG GCAAGAGCTGGTATTGAGGTCTTAGAGTACCTTTCCTGCTTCTTTGTTGCACTGAAGCTGATGTTCCTAACTACATACATTGATAGCAATGGATCCAAGTGCTGTGTATTCAAAGGTGATCCTGCAAAG GTGGGGCACCAATGTGGCTGCAGCAAAGCAGTCAAAGAGAAAATAAGCATGGTAATGGAAATTTTTGCTCTTGATGGGTATCAAGCCATAGCTGTAGGTCATCAG ATAGACTCATGCTGGGAGTTCATTGGTCTTCTGCCTTTCAGAGATGACCTCAGAACTGACAGTGCAGATGCTATCGATAGCCTTATCGATTTCGGTTTGGATATAAGAGTTCTCACAG AAAGTCCGTTGTCGACTACAAAGCAAGTATGTGGAAGGCTCGGAAAACTTGGCATAAATGTTTTACCTGCCCACTCAGTGTTTGAGTTTGCTCGTAGTAACAAAGAAGTTCACTTGAGCGTCAATGGGATTTCCGATCTCTTTCCAG AGGATAACAGCAATATAGTGAAAATGTTAAGAGATTTCGGATGTCGCTGTTCAATGGTTGGGTATGAATTTCTTGATCATGATGCCATAGGTGAAAGCTATATTGGTATTTCAGTAGCTGATGCCACTGATTACACCAAAAGTGAATCTGATCTTGTTTTGACTCGGCCTGCCATGGTACCTATTTCATCAGCTGTGCAAATTAGTAGGGAGATTTGTCAGATTATGAGGGGCTACACA ATCTACACCGTGTCATCAACTGCCCAT AAGTTTGGTGTCCGTGTCATTTTACTTTTATGGAACTTCGACCTGCCAAGTTTGTTGGCATTGGTGATTGGTGCTTTCAATTACT GTACAGCATTTGCAATATTATTTGAAAGGATGAATGTGAGCAAGTCACCAGATAGATGGAGAGTTAAGAAAATCATTGGAAGTAGTGTTGCTTTTGGTAGCTACATAGTTCTGAGTACAATCATTTTTTTCAGGGCTGCAACACTGACAAATTTCCTTTCA TATAACTTCAAAAGTAGATCTCTGATGGGCGGTGATGAGGAAATTAGAGCTGCTTTGTTCCTTCAGATGAGCATAGTCAACCAAGCTGTTGTGCTGTTTGCTCATTCTGATGATTGCTCCCTTATCAGATGTCCTGGACCTTTTGTCGCAGTTACCTCTATGTTTACTCAGATG ATCGCAACCCACAAAGCTGTATACGGTGGCGTGGACTTTGCACTAGTAAAGGGTGTTGGCTGGGTCAGGGCTGGATTGGTATGGTTGTACAACTTTGTCTTGCTCATGACCCCTGTTATTATTT ATCACAGATGGAGGCGTGCGGACATGACTAGTGAAAAATTGGTGACTGTGTGCATGCATTCGCTCATCCTACGTCTATTTTTGCTCTGGTCACTGTATGCAATACTTGATATGAGGCTGCAGCAGCCTGTCTCTACTTAG